A genomic segment from Bradyrhizobium sp. ISRA430 encodes:
- a CDS encoding indolepyruvate ferredoxin oxidoreductase family protein → MDAIPSLDAYELSDRYDRAEGRVFLTGTQAIVRVALDQARRDRASGLNTAGFISGYRGSPLGGIDLELWRIKEQLKRDRIEFLPAVNEDLAATAVLGSQQVETQADREVDGVFGLWYGKGPGVDRSGDALKHGNAYGSSPHGGVLVVAGDDHGCVSSSMPHQSDVAFMSWFMPTLHPASISEYLEFGEYGYALSRFSGMWVGFKAISEIVESGASVALRPSRLFRRPDFTPPPGGLHYRWPDLPGPQIEERLEAKKHAVYAFAKANPIDRHIYDIPNATYGIVTTGKAHLDLMEALRLIGLDETACRSIGIDVYKVGMVWPLALHDAMEFVKGKREILVVEEKRGIIESQFKEYFYDYPGAKPERMVGKHDETGARLISWIGELSPRALAGVLARRLDPMFPGLNLAVRAAALVPEPERTISVTGATRTPYFCSGCPHNTSTKVPEGSKALAGIGCHFMASWMDRETSSLIQMGGEGVNWAASSRFTGDKHVFQNLGEGTYYHSGSMAIRQAIAAGANITYKILFNDAVAMTGGQPVDGPVSVQAIAHSVRAEGVSRIALASDEPSQFSLADLPIDVTIHPREEMDAVQRELRDVPGVSVLIYQQTCATEKRRQRKRGQMADPKRFAYINDLVCEGCGDCSVESNCLSVEPKETPLGRKRRINLSACNKDFSCLNGFCPSFVTVEGATRRARTASNIDAIGRAATLAPPTPAMLERPYDLLVTGVGGTGVITVGALIGMAAHLERRGVSVLDFTGFAQKFGPVLSYIRLAASPQALHQVRIDQGAADALIGCDLVVSSSPKASGTYRHGTRAAINTAEMPTGDVVRFRDADLASPARLRAIGRVIGEGNLDTINANALAESQLGDAVYANIIMLGFAWQRGLVPLSLQALLRAIELNGVAVERNKQAFAWGRIAAADPEFLTKPEDDPVAETLDQVIDRRAEFLTGYQHAAYAAHYRGAIAKVRRAESRLGSEALTDAVARSLFKLMAYKDEYEVARLHMQTGFLDTLNREFDGDFKIKYHLAPPFLASKRDARGRPRKRAFGQWIQTPLAILARLKLLRGTPFDPFGYTAERRAERELIGWYEGLIETMLARLDATSLSDMVVIARAPMEIRGYGPVKDAAIAKVKAEVASLLDRPAAAKAA, encoded by the coding sequence ATGGACGCCATTCCGTCACTCGACGCCTACGAACTATCCGACCGCTACGACCGCGCGGAGGGCCGCGTCTTTCTCACCGGCACGCAGGCGATCGTCCGCGTCGCGCTCGACCAGGCGAGGCGCGACCGCGCGAGCGGGCTCAACACCGCCGGCTTCATCTCCGGCTATCGCGGCTCACCACTCGGCGGCATCGATCTCGAACTCTGGCGCATCAAGGAGCAATTGAAGCGGGATCGCATCGAATTCCTCCCCGCTGTGAACGAAGACCTCGCGGCAACCGCAGTGCTCGGCTCGCAGCAGGTCGAGACGCAGGCAGATCGCGAGGTCGATGGCGTGTTCGGGCTCTGGTACGGCAAGGGCCCCGGCGTCGACCGCTCGGGCGACGCGCTGAAGCACGGCAACGCCTATGGCTCCTCGCCGCATGGCGGGGTGCTGGTGGTCGCCGGCGATGACCATGGCTGCGTTTCCTCCTCGATGCCGCACCAGTCCGACGTCGCCTTCATGAGCTGGTTCATGCCGACGCTGCACCCGGCCAGCATCAGCGAGTATCTCGAGTTCGGCGAGTATGGCTACGCGCTGAGCCGCTTCTCCGGCATGTGGGTCGGCTTCAAGGCGATCTCGGAGATCGTGGAATCCGGCGCCTCGGTCGCACTGCGCCCGTCGCGCCTCTTCCGCAGGCCTGACTTCACGCCGCCGCCCGGAGGGCTGCACTATCGCTGGCCCGACCTGCCGGGCCCGCAGATCGAGGAGCGGCTGGAGGCGAAGAAGCACGCGGTCTATGCCTTCGCAAAAGCCAATCCGATTGATCGGCACATCTACGACATTCCCAATGCCACCTACGGCATCGTCACGACAGGCAAGGCCCATCTCGACCTGATGGAGGCGCTGCGGTTGATCGGCCTCGATGAAACGGCGTGCCGCAGCATCGGCATCGACGTCTACAAGGTCGGCATGGTCTGGCCGCTGGCGCTGCACGACGCGATGGAATTCGTGAAGGGCAAGCGCGAGATCCTCGTGGTCGAGGAGAAGCGCGGCATCATCGAGAGCCAGTTCAAGGAGTATTTCTATGACTATCCCGGCGCGAAGCCCGAGCGCATGGTCGGCAAGCATGACGAGACCGGCGCGCGGCTGATCTCCTGGATCGGCGAATTGTCTCCGCGGGCGCTCGCAGGCGTGCTCGCGCGCCGGCTCGATCCGATGTTTCCGGGCCTCAATCTCGCCGTGCGGGCGGCCGCCTTGGTGCCGGAGCCAGAGCGCACGATCAGCGTCACTGGTGCAACGCGCACGCCGTACTTCTGCTCAGGCTGCCCGCACAACACGTCGACAAAGGTGCCGGAGGGATCGAAGGCGCTGGCCGGCATCGGCTGCCATTTCATGGCGAGCTGGATGGATCGCGAAACGTCCTCGCTGATCCAGATGGGCGGCGAAGGCGTGAACTGGGCGGCCTCGTCGAGATTCACCGGCGACAAGCACGTGTTCCAGAATCTCGGCGAAGGTACCTATTATCATTCCGGCTCGATGGCGATCCGGCAGGCGATCGCGGCAGGCGCGAACATCACCTACAAGATCCTGTTCAACGACGCCGTCGCCATGACCGGCGGCCAGCCGGTCGACGGCCCCGTCAGCGTGCAGGCCATCGCCCACAGCGTCCGCGCCGAAGGCGTTTCGCGCATCGCGCTGGCGTCGGACGAGCCTTCGCAGTTTTCGCTGGCGGACCTGCCCATTGACGTCACCATCCATCCGCGCGAGGAGATGGACGCCGTGCAGCGCGAGCTACGCGACGTCCCCGGCGTCTCCGTGCTGATCTACCAGCAGACCTGCGCCACCGAGAAGCGGCGGCAGCGCAAGCGCGGACAGATGGCTGATCCGAAACGCTTTGCCTATATCAATGATCTCGTCTGCGAGGGCTGCGGCGACTGCTCGGTCGAATCCAACTGCCTCAGCGTCGAACCGAAGGAGACTCCGCTCGGCCGCAAGCGCCGGATCAATCTGTCGGCCTGCAACAAGGATTTCTCCTGTCTCAACGGCTTCTGCCCAAGCTTCGTCACCGTCGAAGGCGCCACGCGCCGGGCGAGGACCGCAAGCAATATCGACGCGATCGGCCGTGCCGCCACGCTTGCCCCGCCCACCCCGGCAATGCTCGAGCGTCCTTACGATTTGCTCGTAACTGGCGTCGGCGGCACCGGCGTGATCACCGTCGGTGCGCTGATCGGCATGGCAGCGCACCTCGAACGCCGTGGCGTCTCGGTGCTGGACTTCACGGGCTTTGCGCAAAAATTCGGCCCCGTGCTGAGCTACATCCGCCTGGCCGCGTCCCCCCAGGCGTTGCATCAGGTCCGCATCGATCAGGGTGCAGCCGATGCGCTGATCGGCTGCGATCTCGTGGTGAGCTCCTCGCCCAAGGCGTCCGGCACCTATCGCCACGGCACGCGCGCAGCGATCAACACCGCGGAAATGCCGACCGGCGACGTCGTGCGCTTCCGCGACGCCGATCTCGCCTCGCCTGCCCGCCTGCGCGCCATCGGTCGGGTCATTGGCGAGGGCAATCTCGACACGATCAACGCCAACGCGCTGGCCGAAAGCCAGCTCGGCGATGCCGTCTATGCCAACATCATCATGCTTGGCTTTGCCTGGCAGCGCGGGCTGGTGCCGCTCTCGCTGCAAGCGCTGCTGCGCGCGATCGAGCTCAACGGCGTCGCGGTCGAGCGCAACAAGCAGGCCTTTGCCTGGGGCCGGATCGCCGCCGCCGATCCGGAGTTTCTCACCAAACCCGAAGATGATCCCGTGGCCGAGACACTCGATCAGGTGATCGATCGTCGCGCCGAATTCCTGACCGGCTATCAGCATGCGGCCTATGCCGCGCACTATCGTGGGGCGATCGCGAAGGTGCGCCGTGCCGAGTCCAGGCTCGGCAGCGAGGCGCTGACCGATGCGGTTGCGCGCTCCTTGTTCAAGCTGATGGCCTACAAGGACGAATACGAAGTGGCGCGCCTGCACATGCAGACGGGCTTCCTCGACACGCTGAACCGCGAGTTCGACGGCGATTTCAAGATCAAATACCATCTCGCGCCCCCCTTCCTCGCCTCAAAGCGCGACGCACGTGGTCGGCCGCGCAAGCGCGCCTTCGGCCAGTGGATCCAGACGCCGCTGGCAATCTTGGCTCGCCTCAAGCTGCTGCGCGGCACGCCGTTCGATCCGTTCGGCTACACGGCCGAGCGGCGCGCCGAGCGCGAGCTGATCGGCTGGTATGAAGGCTTGATCGAGACGATGCTCGCCCGGCTTGATGCGACCAGCCTATCCGACATGGTCGTGATCGCCAGGGCGCCGATGGAAATCCGCGGCTACGGCCCGGTGAAGGACGCCGCCATCGCGAAAGTGAAAGCCGAGGTCGCGTCCTTGCTGGACCGGCCCGCCGCCGCCAAGGCAGCCTGA
- a CDS encoding Lrp/AsnC family transcriptional regulator codes for MIEDQDARILAHLQKDGRATNQQLADEVGMSTSACWRRVRALEESGVIQGYAALVARERAGFAMSAILHVSLERHDAKFVDEFVARVTKRREVLECFATTGDADYHLRVVVQDMTAYNRFLDEFMFRIPGIRYVRSNVVLKEIKTGVALPF; via the coding sequence ATGATCGAGGACCAGGACGCCCGGATACTCGCCCATCTTCAGAAGGATGGCCGCGCCACAAACCAGCAGCTTGCGGATGAGGTCGGCATGTCGACCTCGGCCTGCTGGCGCCGGGTGCGCGCGCTCGAGGAGAGCGGCGTCATCCAGGGCTATGCGGCGCTGGTTGCGCGCGAGCGGGCGGGGTTTGCGATGTCCGCCATCCTCCACGTCTCGCTGGAGCGGCACGACGCAAAATTCGTCGATGAGTTCGTTGCGCGGGTGACCAAGCGGCGGGAGGTGCTGGAATGCTTTGCGACCACCGGCGACGCCGACTATCACCTGCGCGTCGTGGTGCAGGACATGACCGCCTACAACAGGTTTCTCGACGAATTCATGTTCCGCATTCCCGGCATCCGCTACGTCCGCAGCAACGTGGTGCTGAAGGAGATCAAGACCGGAGTGGCGCTGCCATTTTGA
- a CDS encoding fumarylacetoacetate hydrolase family protein yields the protein MRWLKFTASGKTSWGVIEGDQVIAVDGDPLSDWRRTSLTHPLSEVKIELPLVPRTFYCVGLNYLKHLKEAAYKRGEIPAVPDRPEIGYRAQNALIAHDEDVVIPSFATEKIHYEAELVVVIGKKVKHLTEANAMDCVFGYTIGNDVSERTWQKADRGLWRSKNADTFKPMGPWIETEADLGAMETVVRVNGKETNRFRTNDMIFGVVPFLVELTKYFTLWPGDAIWMGTDGASPDIKHGDVVEIDITGIGTLRNRFVREGR from the coding sequence ATGCGCTGGCTGAAATTCACCGCCTCAGGCAAGACCTCCTGGGGCGTCATTGAAGGCGACCAGGTGATCGCGGTCGATGGCGATCCCCTCAGTGACTGGCGTCGCACCTCGCTCACGCATCCGCTGTCGGAGGTGAAGATCGAGCTGCCGCTGGTGCCGCGCACCTTCTATTGCGTCGGGTTGAACTACCTGAAGCATCTCAAGGAAGCCGCCTACAAGCGCGGCGAGATTCCGGCCGTCCCTGATAGACCCGAGATCGGCTATCGCGCCCAGAATGCGCTGATCGCGCATGACGAGGACGTCGTGATCCCCTCATTCGCGACCGAGAAGATCCACTATGAAGCCGAGCTCGTCGTCGTCATCGGCAAGAAGGTGAAGCACCTCACCGAGGCGAACGCGATGGATTGCGTGTTCGGCTACACCATCGGTAACGACGTCAGCGAGCGAACCTGGCAGAAGGCCGATCGCGGCCTGTGGCGGTCGAAGAACGCCGACACGTTCAAGCCGATGGGACCGTGGATCGAGACGGAGGCCGATCTCGGCGCCATGGAAACCGTCGTCAGGGTCAACGGCAAGGAGACCAACCGCTTCCGCACCAATGACATGATCTTCGGCGTGGTTCCGTTCCTGGTCGAGCTGACGAAGTATTTTACGCTATGGCCGGGCGACGCGATCTGGATGGGCACGGACGGCGCCTCGCCCGACATCAAGCATGGCGACGTCGTGGAGATCGACATCACCGGCATCGGCACGCTGCGCAATCGGTTTGTGCGGGAGGGGCGGTAG
- a CDS encoding LLM class flavin-dependent oxidoreductase yields the protein MTRQMALVGFLQAQNCTNLPSSWRHPDSRDDSMSADYYQEIARILEAGKFHMAFFDDRLAMPDRYGNDHAHTVEYGIRCVKMDPIVVLTTMGMVTEKLGLGATCSTTYYEPFDVARRFATLDLMSGGRAGWNVVTSLNDGEALNMGKDSHPEHDSRYDRADEFMEVVLGHWDTWEDGALIMDKTSGRFADPTKVKRLDHKGEFFKSRGPFTVPRSDQGHPVIIQAGASGRGQRFAGRWGEVIFTAARNLASAKDGYTAVRSEAAKAGRDPDQMFLCNLTTPVCAATKAEAEDRMALINKLPLQIDALSLLAEALNYDFASKGLDEPLTTDELKSMQGILGIRDGVLKTSGKSNPSARDFVTFSGRGQVQDAMVGGPKEIADKLEEMFVERGCDGFVIAATYVPGSYADFVRHVVPELQRRGLFQKDYRGKTLRENLGLKRPAAGAWKAQPRDAAE from the coding sequence ATGACGCGGCAGATGGCACTGGTCGGATTCCTCCAGGCACAGAACTGCACCAACTTGCCGAGCTCCTGGCGGCATCCGGACTCGCGCGACGATTCGATGTCCGCGGACTACTACCAGGAGATCGCCAGAATTTTGGAGGCCGGTAAGTTCCACATGGCGTTCTTCGACGATCGCCTGGCGATGCCGGACCGTTACGGCAACGATCACGCCCACACCGTCGAATACGGCATCCGCTGTGTGAAGATGGACCCGATCGTCGTGCTGACCACGATGGGCATGGTCACCGAGAAGCTCGGGCTAGGGGCGACTTGCTCGACCACCTATTACGAACCGTTCGATGTCGCTCGCCGCTTTGCGACCCTCGACCTGATGTCGGGCGGACGCGCGGGCTGGAACGTCGTCACCTCGCTGAACGACGGCGAGGCGCTCAACATGGGCAAGGACTCCCATCCCGAGCACGACTCCCGCTACGATCGTGCCGATGAGTTCATGGAGGTCGTGCTCGGCCATTGGGACACCTGGGAAGATGGCGCGCTCATCATGGACAAGACGAGCGGCCGCTTTGCCGATCCGACCAAGGTGAAGCGGCTCGACCACAAGGGCGAGTTCTTCAAATCGCGCGGGCCGTTCACCGTGCCGCGCTCGGACCAGGGCCATCCCGTGATCATCCAGGCCGGTGCATCCGGCCGCGGCCAGCGCTTTGCCGGCCGCTGGGGCGAGGTCATCTTCACCGCCGCACGCAACCTCGCGAGCGCCAAGGACGGCTACACGGCCGTGCGCAGCGAAGCCGCCAAGGCCGGCCGCGATCCCGACCAGATGTTCCTCTGCAACCTGACGACGCCGGTCTGCGCCGCGACCAAAGCCGAGGCCGAGGACAGGATGGCGCTGATCAACAAGCTGCCGCTCCAGATCGACGCGCTGTCGCTGCTCGCCGAAGCCCTCAATTACGATTTCGCGTCCAAGGGGCTCGATGAACCGCTGACCACAGACGAACTGAAGAGCATGCAGGGCATCCTGGGCATTCGCGACGGCGTGCTGAAAACATCGGGCAAGAGCAATCCGAGCGCGCGCGATTTCGTCACCTTCTCCGGACGCGGCCAGGTGCAGGACGCAATGGTCGGCGGGCCCAAGGAGATCGCCGACAAGCTCGAGGAGATGTTCGTCGAGCGCGGCTGCGACGGCTTCGTCATCGCCGCGACCTACGTGCCCGGCTCCTACGCCGATTTCGTGCGCCACGTCGTGCCGGAGCTGCAACGGCGCGGATTGTTCCAGAAGGACTATCGCGGCAAGACGCTGCGCGAGAATCTGGGGCTGAAGCGGCCGGCGGCGGGTGCGTGGAAGGCACAGCCGCGTGATGCCGCGGAATAA
- a CDS encoding Ldh family oxidoreductase codes for MPIVKAERLTRISAALLSAAGASTEEADAVAIGCVNANLAGHDSHGVIAVPTYIDRIKAGHIVPGAQWTIVQESPTTTVIDGNWGFGFHVNAKAMALTIEKAKTANVAACTVFRQSHVGRLAAYPMMAMREGMIGIATADSGRSPKHVAPFGGREARLGTNPISIAVPSDLDAPFYLDMATSAVAAGKIQLAVARSEQIPTGWIIDAEGRHTTDPTQYRKGGALLPLGGTEGYKGSGLAAMVEVLCGLLTGLGFGVEPTGRHNDGCFMAVFNVAAFRPLKEFKREVAEFARYLKSTPPSEGSKGVFYPGEIEHQREQQRLRDGIEIEDATWDKLRALARDYKLDKELDLA; via the coding sequence ATGCCGATCGTCAAGGCCGAGCGCCTCACGCGCATCAGCGCCGCGCTGCTCAGCGCCGCCGGGGCATCCACCGAGGAAGCCGACGCGGTCGCGATCGGTTGCGTCAATGCCAATCTCGCGGGGCACGACTCGCACGGCGTCATCGCTGTTCCCACCTACATCGACCGCATCAAGGCCGGGCACATCGTCCCCGGCGCGCAATGGACCATCGTCCAGGAATCGCCGACCACGACCGTGATCGACGGGAATTGGGGTTTTGGCTTCCACGTCAACGCCAAGGCGATGGCGCTCACGATCGAGAAGGCGAAGACGGCCAATGTCGCCGCCTGCACCGTGTTCCGACAGAGCCATGTCGGCCGGCTCGCCGCCTATCCGATGATGGCGATGCGCGAGGGCATGATCGGGATTGCGACGGCGGACTCCGGTCGCTCACCAAAGCACGTGGCGCCCTTTGGCGGCCGGGAGGCGCGGCTCGGCACCAACCCGATCTCGATCGCGGTCCCCTCGGATCTCGACGCGCCATTTTATCTGGACATGGCGACCTCAGCGGTGGCCGCGGGCAAGATCCAGCTTGCGGTGGCCCGCAGCGAGCAGATCCCGACAGGATGGATCATCGATGCGGAGGGGCGGCACACCACCGATCCCACGCAGTACCGCAAGGGCGGCGCGCTGCTGCCGCTCGGCGGCACCGAGGGCTACAAAGGCAGCGGCCTCGCCGCCATGGTCGAAGTGCTTTGCGGCCTGCTGACGGGGCTCGGCTTCGGTGTCGAGCCGACCGGCCGGCACAATGACGGCTGCTTCATGGCGGTGTTCAATGTCGCGGCGTTCCGGCCGCTAAAGGAGTTCAAGCGCGAGGTCGCCGAGTTCGCGCGCTATTTGAAATCGACGCCGCCGTCCGAGGGAAGCAAGGGCGTGTTCTACCCCGGCGAGATCGAGCACCAGCGCGAGCAGCAGCGGCTGCGCGACGGCATCGAGATCGAGGATGCGACCTGGGACAAACTGCGTGCGCTCGCGCGCGACTACAAGCTCGACAAAGAGCTCGATCTGGCCTGA